The nucleotide window GTGCAGACTGAAGCCCATCGAGGGCTCCGCCTACTGTCCCCTCCATATCCCCTACGACGAGGGCGAGAAGCTTTTGGGGAATGAAATAAAGAGGGTGAAGGAAGAGACCTTTCTCAAAAGGCTCAAGGCCGGCCAGACCTATTTTGAGGGAGTCTACCTTTACGATGTCAAAATAAGCGATTTCAAAGCCGAGAAGCCGATAGTCTTTAAAAACTCGCAGATCAGGACGGTGCTCTTCGACGGCCTTAACGTGCCGGGTGTGACCGTCTACAACTCCACCGTGGGCAGGCTGGTCGTCTTTGAGAGCAGGATGGGGACATTCACGGTTCACGGCTCCCGCGTTTTCGGCCTGAACCTGCTTCGCGTTAGCTTCTCTAACTCGGTCTACATCAGGAATTCGAGCGTTCGCTACGTCATGATAAACTCGACCGAGTACACCGGCAAAGGGGAGGAGGGGGAGAGGGAGTACGGAGAAAAAAGAACCGCCACGGGGAGGATAGAGCTGAGCGGCCTGAATGAAGTCCGCAGGATTGGAATAAACGTCCGTTATCCCCTTCTGCGGAAAATCCTTGAGGAGCATGGGGTAAAACCATCTGAATCGCGTGAGAGGGCCGTTAAGGCCACGGCCCTTGTTCTCCGGGACATAGACTTCGACCAGTCGGCGCGCTTCAAGAGACAGGTCAGGCTCAGCATAAGGCGGTTCCACGGCAACCTCGTCCTTGAGAACCTCAACGTCTTCGGCCACGCCGAGGTCCTGGGAAGCTGGCTCAGGAATCCCGAGTTCGTGCACACGAGGGTCATGGGCAACCTGATATTCCGGAAGGTGTCTTTCCACGGCGACTTCGCTTGGAACTCCACGGTTCTGCCCAACATCCCGGTGGAACTAAGCGTTGAAGGCTTCGTTGAAGTCGAGGACTGTAAGTTCAACAGCCACCGCGCGGCGGAGGTTCTCTACCGCCTGGCAAGAATAAGCTGGGAGCGGAACGGGGACTTCGAGAGGGCCGACCGCTACTACTACCTGGAGATGGTGGCCAAGAGGAACTCCCGGCTGAGCGGCAGGAGAAAGGGAGTCAAAAGGCTCTTCATGAGAATGGAGTCTGCCTTTGAGTGGCTCTTCGCGGATTTGACCTGCAAGTACGGTACCGACTGGAAGAGGCCGATACTGATATGGCTTGGGGCGGTGAACGTCTTCTTCCCGGTTCTCTTTTTCCTGACGAAAAGCGTTGAAGGCCTCTCTGGAAGTATGGGCTTCCTTGACTACGAGTACTTCAGCGTTGTTACCGCCACAACCCTTGGCTACGGCGACTACCATCCGATAGGCGTCGGCAGGGTTATAGCGTCGGTCGAGGCCCTCTTTGGCATGTTCATGTGGGCGGTGTTCCTGACGGTGTTCGCGAGGAAGTACATGAGGTGATACCATGAGGATAGGGCTCATAATCAACCCCATAGCGGGAATGGGGGGCAGAGTGGCGCTCAAAGGTACTGACGGTGTTGTTGAGGAGGCGATACAGAGGGGTGCAAAGCCCATCGCGGCTGACGTTGCGAGGCTTTTCCTCCACGAGCTGAACAACTACGCGGAGGGAAGGGGGGTCGAGTTTTTAACCGGCCCCGATGGTTTGGGGGAAGAGGTTCTGGCGGAGTTCGATTTCCCCTACGAGGTCATCAGACACAGGGATGTACGTTACCGCGAAGTCCTCGGCGTTAGGATTCCGGATACGGATAGCGAGGACACGAAGGAACTTGTGAAGAGAATGCTCGACCAGGTTGAGCTGATAGTCTTTGCCGGCGGCGACGGAACCGCGAGGGACGTTTTCAGCGTCGCCAGGAGGAAGGTTCCAATACTCGGCGTTCCGACGGGCGTTAAGATGTTTTCGGGGGTCTTTGCGGCATCCCCCGAGGACGCGGCAAGGCTCGTTGCTGAGTTCCTCAAAGGGAACGCCGAGCTGGTGGAGCGGGACGTCATGGACTTGGACGAGAACGCCTTCAGGCACGACGAGGTGAGGCCGAAGCACTACGGAAAGGCCCTAACCCCCTACGCCGAGCTCCTCCTTCAGGGTGCGAAGGAGCCCACGAAGACGGACGAGGCCGAGGATGTGGATGCCATAATAGAGGCCCTGGCCGAGGAGCTTGAGGATGGGATATATTTCCTCGGCGCTGGCTCGACCCTCAAGAAGCTCAAAGATCTGCTTGGGATAAACGGAACTCTCCTGGGCGTTGACATCGTCGAGATTAAGAACGGTGAGGCCAGGCTCCTCGTTAAAGACGCCGCGGAGAAAGACCTGCTGAGGTTCGCGGGGGAGAATACAAGGATAGTTGTAACCGTAATCGGGGGCCTTGGATTTCTCTTCGGTAGAGGAAACCAGCAGTTCTCGGCGGAAGTCCTTAGGAGGATTCCGAAGGAGAACATAATCGTCGTGGCGACGCCTTCCAAGCTCAGGAATGGCTTTGTCAGGGTTTACACAGGAAATAAGGAGGTTGATGACAAGTTACGTGGCTATATCCGAGTCCGCGTGGGCCCCTGGATGGAGCGTATGGTGAGGGTAATCTAAGCCAAACCAGAAGCCGTTTATAGGACCTTTCCCTATTTTCAGTCGGTGAACCGTATGAAGTACAGCCGTATAGCGGTTAGGCTCTTTGAGAGGGAGGGGGAGGACACGTTCTACGACCCCGTTTACCACGGCAGGACTCTCAAGGTTTTCGGAATGGACGAATGGCCGGGAAAGGCCCTTAAGTACCTGGTGGATAGATACCGGGAGATTGATTACGGGACAGTTATCTTCGACACTGAGGGGGACTTTCCGGAGGATGGGTTTGACACTATCATCCGGGTGAAGGACGGCGAGGGAACGGGCCTTGACCCGATAGCCCTTGCCAGGGAGGGCCTTTTGGACGGCTACACAGCTGCAACGATAGTCCAGACCGTCTATGGGTTGGACAGAACCCTGACGGAAAGGCTCTACGCTGACTTCCTTGCCGGGAAGGTGAGGAGCGTTCCAGAGGCCATGAAGTCGGACGGAAAATACGCCGAGGTTATAAGGGAAAGCTACACGCCCCTGGACGAGGCATTCTACTCTGGAAAGCTCCCTGAGTTCGGAAAGAACATCCTGGTGGAGCTGGGGGAGACCTACAGCATAACCCTTGCTGGAATAGCGTTTCTGGTTGTGAGCGCGGTGATTAGACACAGGAGGAACACCATGATAGGTGTCAACGATGCGGCCGTTTTGGCCTACACAACAGCCGGCGGTGCGGCAATACCGTTAATAACGAGGCCCATAAGGGCAAGGGTGACGGTTCTCGCAACTCAGTACGCGATAGACTCGATAATGAACCTGGCCGGCCCTACTCTTGTTCTCTACCATGACCCCGACACTCAGAGCGTTATCTACGAGACGAACGGAGTTCCACCCGGCCCGATGAGGAAGCACGTCCACAAGGGAGAGGCGGCCTTTATCTACCGCACTCCGGAGACGATAAACGTGGAATGGGGGGAGCTGCCCCGCTGATTTACCTTTTTCTTGAACGGCAGTCTTTCAAAGGGAAAAGAGGGAAATCACTTCAGGCTTCTCACCAGCTCCTCCATGACGCCGAGGAAAGTCTCGACCTCCTCAATGCTGTTGTAGACGTGGAACGAGGCCCTCACCGTGCCGTTTATTCCGAGCTTCTTCATCACCGGTAACGCGCAGTGATGGCCGGAACGGACCATTATATTGTTCTCGTCGAGTATTGCCGCAACGTCGTGCGGGTGAAGACCAGGAACGTTGAAGCTCACCACACCGGCGTGCTTCTTCAGGTTTCTTGGCCCGTACCAGGGGACGCCAAGCTCATCTAGACCTTCCGTTATCCTCTTGACCAGCTTGTGCTCCTGCCTCTCGATTCTGTCCAGCCCTATTCTCTCGATGTACCTTATTCCGGCGGCGAGGCCTATCGCACCGCCTATGTTTGGGGTCCCCGCCTCGAACCTCTCAGGTGGCTCTGTCAGCTTGTAAGAGTCAAGCTCAACGTCCTCTATAGTTCCACCGCCTATCAGCGGGGGCTCGAAGGTATCGAAGAACTCCTCGCTGATGTAGAGGACGCCTATTCCGGTCGGTCCCATCGGCCCCTTGTGGCCTGAAAGCCCGAGGAAGTCAGCGTTCATCTTTCTGACATCCACCTCCATATGTCCAGCACTCTGGGCGGCATCAACTACGAAGATGGCCCCCTCTTCCTTTGCCATCTTCCCGAGCTCCTCGACCTCATGGATAACGCCCAGGGCGTTGGAGACGTGCTGAACGGCGACGAGCTTTGCCCCCCTGATCTTCCTCTCAGCATCGCTCAAATCCAGGTTGCCCTCGTTGTCCCCCTCAATGAACTCCAGCTTAAGGCCGAGCTTTTTAGCCAACCTCTGCCAGGGGAGTAAATCCGAGTGGTGCTCGTAGGGAGTCGTCACTATCTTGTCTCCGGGCTTGAAGAGGTGCTCAAGGCCGAGGGCGACGAGGTTTAAACTCTCGCTCGTGTTCTTGGTGAAGACGATCTCTTCAAAGCGCGCGTTGAGAAAATCCGCAACGATTTTCCTGCTCTCCTCGTACCTGTGGGTCGCCATCTGGGAGAGCCTGTGTATTCCCCTGTGGACGTTGGCGCGGTATCTAAGATAGTACTCGTCCATCGCCTCTACAACCGGCCTCGGCGTGAGCGAAGTGGCCGTGTTGTCGAAGTATATGACTTCCCCTGTCAGCGGGATGTCCTTCCTAACATCCTCCGGAATCCTCATGAAACCACCTCCAGAACTCCAGCGCAGTCGTATATGATTCGAGCGAGCTCCTCACCTTTTTTTGGATCCTCGAGGAGCTTGATTATTATCTTGCCGCTCGGATAGACGCTCGTTTCGTAGCCCTCCATCTCGAGGATCAGCATCATCCCCGGCAGGAGCTTCTTCACGGTGTAACCCTTCTCCTTCAAGCACTGGGCTGTTCTGGTCAGATCGACCTTTACCTGGCGCTCCCAGGAGTAACCGCTTATGACGATGCCCTTCATCGTTACGCAGGGTTTTGCGATTATCATGTTCTCACCGGTTCGAAATTGGAAAAAGGGCCTTATACAACTTTCCCAAACCGAAGGTTAAGGACAAAAGTGGGAATCGGGAAAAGGGCTCAGCAGACCCTTGGAACAGGATCCCCAGCAGGAGGCTCCAAAAAGCGTTTTCCGCCTATGCCAGTCTTGACCAGAACCTTGCCCCTGTAGTCTCCTATGACCTCACCGATTATCGCCGCGTTCTTCCCCCTCTCTGTGCTCCTCATCGCCTCCAGCGCCTCTTCCGCGTGCTCTCTGGCAACAATAATCACGACCTTGCCCTCGTTGGCGACGTCGAAGGGGCTTATGCCCAGCATGTCGCTCGCTGCCCTGACTTCTGGCCTGACCGGCACATCGGCTTCCCTTATGAGTATTCCCACGTTGGCCTTCTTAGCCATCTCGTTGAGGGCGTTGCTTAAACCTCCCCTCGTGGGATCCTTCATCGCATGGATGTTCTCCCACCCAATGGCTTTGGCAACTGCCTCAACCACCTCCCAGATTGGAGCCACGTCGCTTTCCAGCTGTGTCTCGAAGGCTATCCCCTCCCTGTGGCTCATCAAGGCGATGCCATGGTCGCCTACCGTTCCACTGATTAAAACCAAGTCGCCGACTTTTGCCCCGGCGTCGCTTATCGGCCTCTCGGCTATTCCAATCCCCGCTGTTATGACGAAGATTCCTATCCCGTCCTCAACAACTTTGGTGTCGCCCGTAACTATCGGCACCGGAACCTCTTTAGCCGTCTCGTCCATTGAGCGGAGGATTTTCTTCAGGTCTTCGCCGTCGAAGCCTTCGCCGATTATCATGGAATTGGCCAGAGCGAGCGGTCTGGCCCCCATTACCGCCAAGTCGTTCACGGTTCCGCTGACGGCTAACCTTCCGATGTCTCCGCCGGGGAAGAATAGAGGCCTGACCGTGTGGCCGTCTATTGTAAAGACGAGGTGCTTATCGCCGAAGGGTATAGTTGCACCATCGTCGAGCTGGTCAAGTCCGATTCCACCGGCGGATTTCAGGCTCAGATTTTTGAGTATGACGTCCCTCAGGAGCTCCTCCATTATTTCCCCGCCCGCTCCGTGTTCGAGCTTTATCTTCTCCACCATACTCATTCCCCCAGAAAACCCTTGGATAAGAGGTATTCCCTTGTGAAGTCAAGGAACTCCTCGGCGCGCCTTATTTCTTCGGCGGCTTCCTCCTTTGAGACATTCACCTCAAAGGAATAATCCGCAACCTGTCTTGTTCTAAACGCGAGGTTAATGTACGTGAGGTACTTTCTGGGAACCTCTCCACCCTTGACGAAATCCCTGCCGAAGAGTGCTATCGCCGATGAATGCTTTGAAACCTCTATGCCCTTTGTTCTGAGAAACGCCTCCACGCAGTAGAACATGGTGTAGTAAGCCCGAGACACCGCGAACTCAGGCATGTTCTCTTCGAGTAACTTTTTCGCTGCAAGCAGGCTTTTTTCTGCCTTTTCAAGCATCCTCTTGTACTCCCTGTGGCTCATATCTCCACACCTTCCCTCCTTGCGTTTATGATCAGTGGATCATAGACCATTTCGGGTTTCTCAGGATACGTGATCAGTGAGAAGACTACTCCATACCTTAGCACCAAGTCCGTCATGAGCTCGCCGATTTTCCATTCTTTTTCCCGATCCGGCCATTTCTTCACCACGATCAGAACGTCAACGTCGCTGTCTTCCCTTGCCTCTCCCCTCGCGTATGAGCCGAAGAGTATGACCTCCACCAGGTCATCTCCGAGGATTTCCTCCAGCTTTTCCTTAACCTCGCGGAGGATCTTTCCCAGTTCGTCTCTCTGGATTACCGGCATCAACCACACCCATTTAAATAGTTGTGTTTTTTAGTTAAATCCTTATCTCACAGCATCAAATCCTCCCTCGTCAGGTAGCCCTCAAGGTAAAGCCCCCCGAGAAAGGCTTGACCGACGTTTATTCCGTTGTCGCCGCGCGGGACCTCGTGTGTTGTGTGGAACTTCAGGCCAGCGGCCTCTACTATTTTCCTGACGGTCTTGACTATGAGCTCGTTGTAGGCAACGCCGCCGCTTATTCCGACGTTCTTGACACCGAACTCTCTTGCTCTCTTCACAGCTGTTTCAGCGAAGGCCCTTCCAAGGGCGAGATGTGCCGAGTAGGCTATGTCCGCGGGACTGGCGGTGTCAATGACGTCGAGTGCCTGCGAGAATAGCTCCTCAACCTTTATCAGCTCTCCCTCCACCGGAACCTCAAACTTCAGGTCGTTCTTGCCGCGCATCGCGAAGCTTTCCAGCTTCATTGCCGGCTCGCCCTCGTAGTGGCGCCTGTAGGCAACGTTGAGGAGAACCGAGAGGGCGTCGAGGACCCTGCCGGTTGAGGACGCGTAGCTCGTGTTGACCTCCTTCGCCAGCTGGGTCAGCACGACGTTGAACTCCACCTTTCCATAGCGGAGGCTCTCGATGGCCTTTGGGCAGCATCCCTCTATTATCCCCTCGAGCTCATCTATGCTATAGACCTTGCTCAGAATTCCCATCAGGGCCCTTAGTGGGTAGTAGCTGGCCAGATCTCCGCCCGGGAGCGGGTAGTAGTCTATGTGGGCCAATCTTTCAACGTCCTCGTAGCTCAGGTAGAGAACCTCTCCTCCCCAGGTGTGGCCGTCCGTCCCGTAGCCGACGCCGTCAACGGCTATACCTATCATCTCGTCCAGCTTCCTCTCGGCCAAAACGCTCGCTATGTGTGCGTAGTGGTGCTGCACCTGGAGGAACTCCACGTTTAGCTCGTTTGCCATCTCCATGGCGAGTTTAGTGGTGTTGTAGCTCGGGTGCAGGTCTGAAACGATGAGGTCGAACTCGTTCACGCGGAGAATTCTCTTGAAGTGTTCTATGGCCTTCTCCATGAACTCAAGGACTTCGATCTTCGAGGTATTCCCGATGTACTGGCTGGGGTAGACCTTCCCGTTCTTGGCGACGCCAAAGGCGTTGAGAAGCTCGGCTCCCACTGCTAAACCGCGGTAGTTGAAGGGTATCTCTATGGGTAGCGGCACGAAGCCGCGGGAGCGCCTTATCACCGCCCTTCTCCCGTTGACGAACCTGACGACGCTGTCATCCGCGCGGTTGAGTATCTCCCTGTTGTGGAGGAGGAAGTAGTCGGCAACGTCCTTTAACTCCTCGAAGGCCCGGTCGTTGTCCTTCACCATGGGCATGCCCGGGTAGTTGGCTGAAGTCATGACGTAAACCCTGCTCCTGCTCCAGTGGAAGAGTATGTAATGAGTTCCCGCGTAGGGGAGCATGACGCCTATGGTGTGCAGTCCCGGTGCGAGGTTTTCAGGCAGGGGAAACGGCTCCTTCTTGCGGAGGGTTATTATCGGTCTCCTGTAGGAGGTCAGCTCCTCAAGTTCTTCCCTGCTTAAGAAGGCGAACTCCTCAACCGTTTCGACGTCCTTCGCCATTATCGCGAAGGGCTTGGCTTTCCTAAAGGTTCTCCGCCTCAGCTCCGCGACTGCCTCCTCGTTGGCGGCGTCACAGGCAAGGTGGATTCCGCCTATCCCCTTGATGGCGACGATGTATCCCCTATCTATCAGCTCCGCCGCCCTCTTCAGCGGGTCTCCAATGATTTCCTCTCCGTCGTTCGTGTAGAGCCTGTAAGATGGCCCGCAGACCGGACAGCAGACTGGTTCCGCATGGTAGCGCCTGTTGAGCGGGTCTCGGTACTCGCTCTCGCAGTAGTCGCACATCGGGAACTCTCTCATCGTCGTGTTGATTCTATCGTAGGGGAGGTCTTCGATGATTGTAAACCTGGGTCCGCAGTTGGTGCAGACTATGAATGGGTACATGTAGCGCTTGTCGGTTGGGTCAAATAGCTCTCTCAGACAGTCGTCACATATCGCTATGTCCGGCGGGATTATTGAATCCCCACCCTCCCCGCCCAGGGAGCTCTTCTCGATGTAAAAGCGGTCGAAGCCCTGTGGAGGGAGCTCCTTCTTCTTTATCGTCTCTATCCGCGCGAGTGGGGGAAGCTTCTCCCTGAGGTCTCGCAGAAAAGACTCTATGTCCTCCTCCCTGCCCTCAACGACGATCTCAACGCCGGCATCGCCGAGGTTCTTGACGTAGCCCCTCAGGCTGTGCTCGTGGGCTATCCTGTAGACGAAGGGCCGGAAGCCGACGGCCTGAACGATGCCCTGAACGTGAAGCCTGTAAGCTTTCATTCCTCTCACCGGTTTCTTCTTCGTAATTCGGGCCTTTATAGGTTTCTAAAACCAAAAGTTAAAAACCGGAGAGGAGTTTTCAACCTTTGGTGTCAGAACAAAGCTCCGTACTTGTAGAAGATGCTGCATGTTCCCTCGTAGGAGACCATGCACGGCCCTATTGGACTCCTCGGCGTGCAGGTCTTGCCGAAGTGCGGGCACTGTGGGGGCAGCGCCAGACCGCGAAGGATGGCGCCGCAGATGCAGCCCTTTTCGAGGTCTGGAAGCTCCGGAACCTCTGGATCGTAGTACGTCCTTATCTCGAACTCCTTCCACCCCTTTCTCAGTTCGAGGCCGCTCTTCGGCATTATCCCAAGGGCGCGCCACCTGGCGTCCTTGACTTCGAAGAACTTCTCGATGAGCCTCTGAGCCGTTACGTTGCCCTCGTACTTTACAACCCTCGTGTACTCATTGAGTATCCTGACTTCGCCGTTCTTAACCATCCGTATGAGGAGCAGAATGGCCATCAGCATGTCCACAGGTTCAAAGCCCGCTATGACCTGAGGTATGCCGTAGTCGGTCGTTATGTACTCCCAGCCTTTGACGCCTATTATCGTTGAGACGTGACCCGGATCTATTAGCCCGTGGAAGCGCGTTCCGGCCTTCACGAGGGCCTCAACGGCCGGGGGAGTTAGGCGGTGGACGGAGTATATCTTGAAGTTCTCTAGGCCTTCTTCAACGACGGCGTTCAGCATTCCAGCGGCGGGAGCCGTTGTCGTCTCAAAACCGGGACTGAAGTGGACGACGGTTCTCTCCGGGTTCTCTTTGGCTATCTTGTAGGTGTCGAATATTGAGTAAACAACGCGCACGTCGTAACCCTCGCCCCTCAAATCCGCGAAGCTCCCGAGGGGAGTTGGTATTTTGTACATGTCCCCAAAGGTGGTCAGGATTATCCTGTCTCCCTCCGCGTAGGCCTCCTTCATAATCTCGCGCATCTTGGCGATGTCCTCGACCGGAGTTATGCAGACGGGACAGCCCGGCCCGCTGACTATCTTGACGTTCTCCGGAAGGAGGGAGCGTATCCCGGAGCGGGTTACAGTGTCTTCGTGCGTTCCGCAGACGTGCATGAACCGGAGCTCATCGAGGCCCTTCGCCTCCTCACGTATCTTCCTCACGACCTTCTGGGCCAGCTCCTTGTCCTTGAAGGCGTTCAGGACGTCGGCCACGTTCATCCCTCCAGGGCTCTCTCCACTTCGGCCCATGCTTCGAGTATCTCCAGTGCCCTTTCCTCGTCGAGCCTCTCTATTGCGAAACCCGTGTGAACTATGACGTAGTCCCCGACCCCTACCTCAGGGAGCAGATCGAGGCGAACCTCCCTCCTCACGCCCCCAAAGTCTACAACCGCGGTTTTTCCTGTGATTTCGATTATCCTTCCTGGAATCGCTAGGCACATTTTCTCTCACCTGTGATTAGTTCTCACAGGCCTTTTTAGGGATTTTTTAAACCTCTGGTTTTCAACCGCGGATCTAAAGCATGCTGCACCGAGAAAAGTTTTCAAGGGGAAGCTTCTCAGTGGGACGCCGCTGACTGAAGGTTAGCCATACCTCCGTCTGATCCACTGCTTCCGCATCTCCGGATAGTACACTATGACGGAGGCAGCGACGAATACGAGCGCCGGAAGGGACATCTCAGCGTACCACGCTAGAAACGCCAGCCCGAGAAACAGGTCCTTCAGGGTCTCGCTTCGATTTTCTTCGGCCCTGATGTCCAGGAGGAAGGCGAGGATAAACAGCGCTCCCGCGATGAGATACAGAGTCCTCCAATCCACTCAACCACCTCCAAGGGGCCTGGCTAGCGATTCTGCGAGTGTTTTCGCCCGTTCGATTATTACCTCGCTCGGCTCCTGGAAGAGGCCCAGAACGGCCGGCTGGCAACCGATGAGGACGAACTCCGCGTTGAGGCGCGTCTTCAGGTAGCCCACCAGAACCTTGAGCGGCAGGCTGTGGGTCGAGACCGCCTCTCCGAGCGTTCCTTCTGGGTCGGCGAGTATGACTTCACCGTGCTCCCCGCCGAAGTCAACTGCATCAACGAAGACCACCAGATCCGGCTCGAATTTTGTTATCTTCCCGGTGTAGCTCTCCGGAACCTCCCCGCAGTTGAGGATGAGAACGTTTGGGCTTTTCACCAGCTCCTTCAGCCTCTCGGCAACGAGGACGCCGAATGCATCGTCACCCCTAACCTCGTTCCCTATTCCGCAGACGACGACACGTTTCGCCTTTCTGAGGAGTTCGGAGAGTTTCATAAATTTATTCCCCCAGCCGTCGAATGATAAAATCCAGAACCTGTTTTGCAGTTTTTATTGCTTCCTCTGCTAGTTCTTTTGGCACAGGGTAGTAACCAGGATATCTAACCTCAACGGCAAAGTCCGAGAGGTAATGAGCTCCTAAGTTGTAGAGTTCTTCAAAAGAGGGGTCTATCTCTTTACATTTCTCAATAAGGTAAGCTATCTCATGAGTTCTTACCAGCGGTTTGTTGTTTTTGAGAAGGAATGCCTTTAGAAACTTTTCAACGGCCTGTTGGGCATGAAATGCAGCATAGTCAGGAATATCATTCTCCAATGCGAGTTCGGCTAACCTGAGGTCGTCTTCTCCCTTTCGTATCCAATCGAGATAACTCATACTGGGATACCCTCCCTAATGGCATAGTAGTATATGTACTCCTTAGAGTCCCTAAGCCTTTCAAGCTCCTCCTTGGATACAACGAGGATGTCCATGGCTAGGCCCTTCTTCGCAAGTCTTTTCCTTATTTCCCCGGTAAGATGCACTCTTTTTCTCCATTTCACTTGGTTCTCCGTGACGAGCAGAATGTCCCAGTCGCTGCCTTCTCTGGAGGTGCCCTTGGCCCTCGACCCAAAGAGTATTATCTCAACTACATTAACTCCCTGTTCCCTGCAGACGTTGATTACTGTGTCATGAATCAGCTTTCGCACTTCCATGCTTTCACCCATTAAGCCTTTGCAATGAAGAAAAGAAAAACCCTTCGCTAAATCTTCTCCGCGACTTTCCTTATCTTCTCCGCGAACTCGGTCTTCAGGAGCTCTTCAACGTTCCCAATCTTGGATTCGAGGTCCGGATAAAAGGGTATTCCGGCAAGGTATGGGACGTTGTAGCGCTCCGCGAGCTTTTTAACATCCTTTTCGTCGAGTTGCCCCGGACGGAGAACCATGTTCTCGACGACTCCTATGATTCTGTGCTCCCTCTCCCTGAGCAGGGTCAAAAGCTTCTCAACAACGTTCATGGAGAGCTTTGACGGCGTTGCAACGACGAGGAACTCGCCCCTCTTGAGGAACCTCAGCACGTCGAGGAACTGGTCGCCGAGGCCGGGGGGCATGTCTATGATGAGGTAGTCCAGCTCGTCCCAGCGCGTTATGGCGAGGAGCTCGATGAGGGCATCGCTTATCTCCATGCCCCTCATGGGTGTGGGTTTGTCCTCGGAGTAGTAGACGATGCTCATGAACTTTATTCCGTGAACCGTCGGCGGGATTACACCGTACTCCTCCTCGGGGAACTCCTTGGGCTCGAAGCCGAGAATCACGTGGTCGCTCGCGCCGTGGAAGTCGAGGTCAAGCAGTCCAACCTTGTAACCCTTCTCCGCCAGAACAAGGGCGAGGGTTGTTGAGACGAGCGACTTTCCAACGCCGCCCTTCCCGCTGACGACGGGGATTATGCGCTTCACCTTTTCAAGCCTGCCCTCTATGCCCTTGACGCGGGGGTCTATGCTTATCATGCCTCTCCCTCCTTCTCGATCTTTATGCCGCTTATGTAAACTCCCCTACCCTGGACGACCTCGAAGTCCCTGCTACCGCACTTCGGACAGGCGAGGAAGGCGTGAACAACTTCGGGGATGAAGTGTATGTCCTCCTTTATGCGCTCGTCGAAGTTTCCTTTGACCTCCTTCAGCTTCCACTCGTGACCGCAGTTGCGGCACTTAAAAACCGCCTCTTCCTCGATGAACTCTATCTCTGCCCCCTCTCCTATCGTCCCCTTGAGGAGCTCCTTCATTGCGAACTCGACTATCTCGGCGTTGACGTCCTGGAGTTCGCCGAGAACGACCTGGATCGCGAGGAGCTTTGACGCGCCTTCCCTTTCAGCGTAATCTAAGGCAGTTCTAACTATACCA belongs to Thermococcus camini and includes:
- the hypA gene encoding hydrogenase nickel incorporation protein HypA, whose translation is MHEWALADGIVRTALDYAEREGASKLLAIQVVLGELQDVNAEIVEFAMKELLKGTIGEGAEIEFIEEEAVFKCRNCGHEWKLKEVKGNFDERIKEDIHFIPEVVHAFLACPKCGSRDFEVVQGRGVYISGIKIEKEGEA
- the hypF gene encoding carbamoyltransferase HypF, which encodes MKAYRLHVQGIVQAVGFRPFVYRIAHEHSLRGYVKNLGDAGVEIVVEGREEDIESFLRDLREKLPPLARIETIKKKELPPQGFDRFYIEKSSLGGEGGDSIIPPDIAICDDCLRELFDPTDKRYMYPFIVCTNCGPRFTIIEDLPYDRINTTMREFPMCDYCESEYRDPLNRRYHAEPVCCPVCGPSYRLYTNDGEEIIGDPLKRAAELIDRGYIVAIKGIGGIHLACDAANEEAVAELRRRTFRKAKPFAIMAKDVETVEEFAFLSREELEELTSYRRPIITLRKKEPFPLPENLAPGLHTIGVMLPYAGTHYILFHWSRSRVYVMTSANYPGMPMVKDNDRAFEELKDVADYFLLHNREILNRADDSVVRFVNGRRAVIRRSRGFVPLPIEIPFNYRGLAVGAELLNAFGVAKNGKVYPSQYIGNTSKIEVLEFMEKAIEHFKRILRVNEFDLIVSDLHPSYNTTKLAMEMANELNVEFLQVQHHYAHIASVLAERKLDEMIGIAVDGVGYGTDGHTWGGEVLYLSYEDVERLAHIDYYPLPGGDLASYYPLRALMGILSKVYSIDELEGIIEGCCPKAIESLRYGKVEFNVVLTQLAKEVNTSYASSTGRVLDALSVLLNVAYRRHYEGEPAMKLESFAMRGKNDLKFEVPVEGELIKVEELFSQALDVIDTASPADIAYSAHLALGRAFAETAVKRAREFGVKNVGISGGVAYNELIVKTVRKIVEAAGLKFHTTHEVPRGDNGINVGQAFLGGLYLEGYLTREDLML
- a CDS encoding hydrogenase 3 maturation endopeptidase HyCI, with translation MKLSELLRKAKRVVVCGIGNEVRGDDAFGVLVAERLKELVKSPNVLILNCGEVPESYTGKITKFEPDLVVFVDAVDFGGEHGEVILADPEGTLGEAVSTHSLPLKVLVGYLKTRLNAEFVLIGCQPAVLGLFQEPSEVIIERAKTLAESLARPLGGG
- a CDS encoding Mrp/NBP35 family ATP-binding protein — protein: MISIDPRVKGIEGRLEKVKRIIPVVSGKGGVGKSLVSTTLALVLAEKGYKVGLLDLDFHGASDHVILGFEPKEFPEEEYGVIPPTVHGIKFMSIVYYSEDKPTPMRGMEISDALIELLAITRWDELDYLIIDMPPGLGDQFLDVLRFLKRGEFLVVATPSKLSMNVVEKLLTLLREREHRIIGVVENMVLRPGQLDEKDVKKLAERYNVPYLAGIPFYPDLESKIGNVEELLKTEFAEKIRKVAEKI
- a CDS encoding HEPN domain-containing protein encodes the protein MSYLDWIRKGEDDLRLAELALENDIPDYAAFHAQQAVEKFLKAFLLKNNKPLVRTHEIAYLIEKCKEIDPSFEELYNLGAHYLSDFAVEVRYPGYYPVPKELAEEAIKTAKQVLDFIIRRLGE
- the hypD gene encoding hydrogenase formation protein HypD, yielding MNVADVLNAFKDKELAQKVVRKIREEAKGLDELRFMHVCGTHEDTVTRSGIRSLLPENVKIVSGPGCPVCITPVEDIAKMREIMKEAYAEGDRIILTTFGDMYKIPTPLGSFADLRGEGYDVRVVYSIFDTYKIAKENPERTVVHFSPGFETTTAPAAGMLNAVVEEGLENFKIYSVHRLTPPAVEALVKAGTRFHGLIDPGHVSTIIGVKGWEYITTDYGIPQVIAGFEPVDMLMAILLLIRMVKNGEVRILNEYTRVVKYEGNVTAQRLIEKFFEVKDARWRALGIMPKSGLELRKGWKEFEIRTYYDPEVPELPDLEKGCICGAILRGLALPPQCPHFGKTCTPRSPIGPCMVSYEGTCSIFYKYGALF
- a CDS encoding nucleotidyltransferase domain-containing protein gives rise to the protein MEVRKLIHDTVINVCREQGVNVVEIILFGSRAKGTSREGSDWDILLVTENQVKWRKRVHLTGEIRKRLAKKGLAMDILVVSKEELERLRDSKEYIYYYAIREGIPV
- a CDS encoding HypC/HybG/HupF family hydrogenase formation chaperone; amino-acid sequence: MCLAIPGRIIEITGKTAVVDFGGVRREVRLDLLPEVGVGDYVIVHTGFAIERLDEERALEILEAWAEVERALEG